The sequence TAGAGGAAGGCGAAACTTTCGCAGTCCGTGTTAAACATGTGAAAAGCCACGCTAGGCACATTGATGGAATGAATTTAGAGCGGAAGCTTGGCGAAATAATCCTAAAAATGACTGAAAATGTCAAAGTAAACCTTAAAGCGCCTCAAAAAACTTTCACGGGAATCCTAACAGATGACAAGCTTCTTTTCGGCTTGAAACTGGCAGAACTTCCACCGAAACCCTTCATGGAAAGGCGCCCGAAAAATAGACCCTTCTTTCATCCATCAGCTATGCCGCCGAAACTTGCAAGGTGCATGATAAACCTAGCCAGACCTAAAGCTGGCGATTTAGTGTTCGACCCCTTCTGTGGAACGGGAAGCATGCTCATAGAGGCTGCGCTGATAGGCTGCCGTGTTTTGGGCGCCGACATCCAGTGGCGAATGGTGAAGGGCAGTCGAGCTAACCTTGCCCATTTCCGTATAACGCCAGAAGGCCTCATGGTGGCGGATGCAAAAAATCCGCCAGTGACAGCCGTGGACTGCATCGTGGCAGACCCGCCATACGGAAAAAGCGCTACAACCCTCAAACGGACAACAAAACAGATAATTGAGGAATGCCTAAACGCTACTCGCGACCTACTTAGTGAAGGCGGACACATATGCATGGCGG comes from Candidatus Bathyarchaeota archaeon and encodes:
- a CDS encoding RsmD family RNA methyltransferase, which produces MIRLFFLLSGEHETLPAAELKAILEAEGCAYTVLEELDQVLRIEADIKCVEIVKKRAAMTRLCALELFTCEADASEAVKTLRSMNITNLLEEGETFAVRVKHVKSHARHIDGMNLERKLGEIILKMTENVKVNLKAPQKTFTGILTDDKLLFGLKLAELPPKPFMERRPKNRPFFHPSAMPPKLARCMINLARPKAGDLVFDPFCGTGSMLIEAALIGCRVLGADIQWRMVKGSRANLAHFRITPEGLMVADAKNPPVTAVDCIVADPPYGKSATTLKRTTKQIIEECLNATRDLLSEGGHICMAAPKTVGISQIGRAAGYKHVESHMVYIHRSLTREIAVFKNLKQ